The Manis javanica isolate MJ-LG chromosome 4, MJ_LKY, whole genome shotgun sequence genome contains a region encoding:
- the SLC47A2 gene encoding multidrug and toxin extrusion protein 2 isoform X8, translating to MDSLQDTVPPAQGGCCPPLRRLVPVGFGAEAWKLFVLSGPLFLFQVLTFMNYIVSSVFCGHLGKVELSSATLFVAFVNVCGISIGLGLSSACDTLMSQARAVLQSFGSPNKKHVGVLLQRGTLVLLLCCLPCWALFLNTEQILLLFRQDPTVARLTQEYVLIFIPALPVVFLYSLLAKYLQNQGIIWPQVLSGALGNCVNALANYILVFVLSLGIRGSAYAMAASQFMQTIVLFLYIVLKKLHLETWAGAKGHPAFRGCTGLLSVLELSAQAIIYELATLIYMIPLGLSNGVCVRVGTALGAADTVQAKRSAISGVLCTVGTSMVVAALLSILKNNLGHIFTNDEEVIALANEVLPIYITFQLFEALSCVYGGVLRGTGKQAFGATVNAAVYYLIGLPLAAVLIFVVRMRIMGLWLGMLASTLLVTLAFTAYTARINWELAAEQAQKHAGMQQQSESSVGIMSAAARPGPEKAVVSSVATGGCPGITLTTYSRPGGPMDLLRTPEAIHTHSAPASRLSVKQLAIRRGVALGAASATLIMGFIIRVLTTRH from the exons ATGGACAGCCTTCAGGACACAGTCCCCCCAGCCCAAGGGGGCTGCTGCCCTCCTCTCCGTAGGCTGGTCCCTGTCGGCTTTGGAGCGGAGGCATGGAAGCTTTTTGTCCTTTCGGGACCCCTG TTCCTGTTCCAGGTGCTGACCTTCATGAACTATATCGTGAGCTCTGTGTTTTGTGGGCACCTGGGCAAGGTGGAGCTGTCATCGGCAACCCTCTTTGTGGCT TTTGTCAATGTCTGTGGAATTTCCATAGGACTTGGCTTGTCCTCGGCATGTGACACCTTGATGTCTCAG GCCCGGGCTGTTTTGCAGAGCTTCGGCAGCCCCAACAAGAAGCACGTGGGGGTCCTCCTGCAGAGGGGCACGCTGGTCCTGCTTCTCTGCTGCTTGCCCTGCTGGGCACTCTTCCTCAACACTGAGCAGATCCTGCTGCTCTTCAGGCAGGACCCGACTGTGGCCAG GCTAACCCAAGAATACGTGCTGATTTTCATCCCCGCACTTCCG GTGGTTTTTCTCTACAGTCTGCtggcaaaatatttgcaaaatcag gGAATCATCTGGCCCCAAGTCCTTAGTGGTGCTTTGGGCAACTGCGTCAATGCCTTGGCCAATTACATCCTGGTCTTTGTGCTGAGCCTGGGGATCAG GGGCTCTGCCTACGCCATGGCCGCCTCCCAGTTCATGCAGACCATCGTCCTCTTTCTCTACATTGTCCTGAAGAAGCTGCACCTGGAGACGTGGGCAGGTGCAAAGGGCCACCCTGCGTTTAGGGGCTGCACAG GCCTGCTCAGTGTGCTGGAACTCTCCGCCCAGGCCATCATCTATGAGTTGGCCACCTTAATCTACATG ATACCCCTGGGGCTCAGCAATGGGGTCTGTGTCCGAGTAGGAACGGCTCTGGGGGCTGCAGATACTGTGCAAGCTAAGCGGTCGGCCATCTCCGGCGTACTCTGTACAG TTGGCACTTCCATGGTTGTGGCCGCCCTGTTGAGCATCCTGAAAAATAACCTGGGGCATATTTTCACCAATGATGA AGAAGTCATCGCGCTGGCGAATGAGGTCTTGCCGATTTACATCACCTTTCAGCTATTTGAGGCTCTCAGT tGTGTCTACGGCGGAGTCCTAAGAGGAACCGGCAAGCAGGCTTTCGGAGCCACAGTGAACGCTGCCGTATACTACCTCATCGGCCTCCCGCTGGCTGCTGTGCTGATCTTTGTGGTCAGGATGAGAATCATGG GCCTCTGGCTGGGCATGCTGGCCTCTACCCTGCTGGTGACCCTTGCCTTTACTGCCTATACTGCCCGGATAAACTGGGAGCTGGCTGCTGAGCAG GCTCAGAAACACGCAGGGATGCAGCAGCAGAGCGAGAGCTCGGTGGGTATCATGAGCGCAGCCGCCAGGCCCGGGCCTGAGAAAGCTGTTGTATCTTCAG TGGCTACAGGAGGCTGCCCTGGCATCACCCTGACAACATACTCGAGGCCCGGAGGCCCTATGGACCTCCTCAGGACTCCAGAAGCAATCCACACCCATTCAGCTCCTGCCAGCAGGCTGTCAGTGAAACAGCTGGCCATCCGCCGCGGGGTTGCGCTGGGAGCAGCATCAGCCACGCTGATCATGGGGTTCATCATCAGGGTCCTGACGACTAGGCACTAG
- the SLC47A2 gene encoding multidrug and toxin extrusion protein 2 isoform X5, with the protein MDSLQDTVPPAQGGCCPPLRRLVPVGFGAEAWKLFVLSGPLFLFQVLTFMNYIVSSVFCGHLGKVELSSATLFVAFVNVCGISIGLGLSSACDTLMSQARAVLQSFGSPNKKHVGVLLQRGTLVLLLCCLPCWALFLNTEQILLLFRQDPTVARLTQEYVLIFIPALPVVFLYSLLAKYLQNQGIIWPQVLSGALGNCVNALANYILVFVLSLGIRGSAYAMAASQFMQTIVLFLYIVLKKLHLETWAGAKGHPAFRGCTGWSSQCLQDWGPFFSLAIPSMLMICIEWWAYEVGSFLIGLLSVLELSAQAIIYELATLIYMIPLGLSNGVCVRVGTALGAADTVQAKRSAISGVLCTVGTSMVVAALLSILKNNLGHIFTNDEEVIALANEVLPIYITFQLFEALSCVYGGVLRGTGKQAFGATVNAAVYYLIGLPLAAVLIFVVRMRIMGLWLGMLASTLLVTLAFTAYTARINWELAAEQAQKHAGMQQQSESSVGIMSAAARPGPEKAVVSSVATGGCPGITLTTYSRPGGPMDLLRTPEAIHTHSAPASRLSVKQLAIRRGVALGAASATLIMGFIIRVLTTRH; encoded by the exons ATGGACAGCCTTCAGGACACAGTCCCCCCAGCCCAAGGGGGCTGCTGCCCTCCTCTCCGTAGGCTGGTCCCTGTCGGCTTTGGAGCGGAGGCATGGAAGCTTTTTGTCCTTTCGGGACCCCTG TTCCTGTTCCAGGTGCTGACCTTCATGAACTATATCGTGAGCTCTGTGTTTTGTGGGCACCTGGGCAAGGTGGAGCTGTCATCGGCAACCCTCTTTGTGGCT TTTGTCAATGTCTGTGGAATTTCCATAGGACTTGGCTTGTCCTCGGCATGTGACACCTTGATGTCTCAG GCCCGGGCTGTTTTGCAGAGCTTCGGCAGCCCCAACAAGAAGCACGTGGGGGTCCTCCTGCAGAGGGGCACGCTGGTCCTGCTTCTCTGCTGCTTGCCCTGCTGGGCACTCTTCCTCAACACTGAGCAGATCCTGCTGCTCTTCAGGCAGGACCCGACTGTGGCCAG GCTAACCCAAGAATACGTGCTGATTTTCATCCCCGCACTTCCG GTGGTTTTTCTCTACAGTCTGCtggcaaaatatttgcaaaatcag gGAATCATCTGGCCCCAAGTCCTTAGTGGTGCTTTGGGCAACTGCGTCAATGCCTTGGCCAATTACATCCTGGTCTTTGTGCTGAGCCTGGGGATCAG GGGCTCTGCCTACGCCATGGCCGCCTCCCAGTTCATGCAGACCATCGTCCTCTTTCTCTACATTGTCCTGAAGAAGCTGCACCTGGAGACGTGGGCAGGTGCAAAGGGCCACCCTGCGTTTAGGGGCTGCACAG GCTGGTCCAGTCAGTGCCTGCAGGACTGGGGCCCCTTCTTCTCTCTGGCCATCCCCAGCATGCTCATGATATGCATCGAGTGGTGGGCCTACGAAGTCGGGAGCTTCCTCATAG GCCTGCTCAGTGTGCTGGAACTCTCCGCCCAGGCCATCATCTATGAGTTGGCCACCTTAATCTACATG ATACCCCTGGGGCTCAGCAATGGGGTCTGTGTCCGAGTAGGAACGGCTCTGGGGGCTGCAGATACTGTGCAAGCTAAGCGGTCGGCCATCTCCGGCGTACTCTGTACAG TTGGCACTTCCATGGTTGTGGCCGCCCTGTTGAGCATCCTGAAAAATAACCTGGGGCATATTTTCACCAATGATGA AGAAGTCATCGCGCTGGCGAATGAGGTCTTGCCGATTTACATCACCTTTCAGCTATTTGAGGCTCTCAGT tGTGTCTACGGCGGAGTCCTAAGAGGAACCGGCAAGCAGGCTTTCGGAGCCACAGTGAACGCTGCCGTATACTACCTCATCGGCCTCCCGCTGGCTGCTGTGCTGATCTTTGTGGTCAGGATGAGAATCATGG GCCTCTGGCTGGGCATGCTGGCCTCTACCCTGCTGGTGACCCTTGCCTTTACTGCCTATACTGCCCGGATAAACTGGGAGCTGGCTGCTGAGCAG GCTCAGAAACACGCAGGGATGCAGCAGCAGAGCGAGAGCTCGGTGGGTATCATGAGCGCAGCCGCCAGGCCCGGGCCTGAGAAAGCTGTTGTATCTTCAG TGGCTACAGGAGGCTGCCCTGGCATCACCCTGACAACATACTCGAGGCCCGGAGGCCCTATGGACCTCCTCAGGACTCCAGAAGCAATCCACACCCATTCAGCTCCTGCCAGCAGGCTGTCAGTGAAACAGCTGGCCATCCGCCGCGGGGTTGCGCTGGGAGCAGCATCAGCCACGCTGATCATGGGGTTCATCATCAGGGTCCTGACGACTAGGCACTAG
- the SLC47A2 gene encoding multidrug and toxin extrusion protein 2 isoform X11, translating to MSQARAVLQSFGSPNKKHVGVLLQRGTLVLLLCCLPCWALFLNTEQILLLFRQDPTVARLTQEYVLIFIPALPVVFLYSLLAKYLQNQGIIWPQVLSGALGNCVNALANYILVFVLSLGIRGSAYAMAASQFMQTIVLFLYIVLKKLHLETWAGAKGHPAFRGCTGWSSQCLQDWGPFFSLAIPSMLMICIEWWAYEVGSFLIEDQKLPGGPPDLSCPAPSATPSLLSVLELSAQAIIYELATLIYMIPLGLSNGVCVRVGTALGAADTVQAKRSAISGVLCTVGTSMVVAALLSILKNNLGHIFTNDEEVIALANEVLPIYITFQLFEALSCVYGGVLRGTGKQAFGATVNAAVYYLIGLPLAAVLIFVVRMRIMGLWLGMLASTLLVTLAFTAYTARINWELAAEQAQKHAGMQQQSESSVGIMSAAARPGPEKAVVSSVATGGCPGITLTTYSRPGGPMDLLRTPEAIHTHSAPASRLSVKQLAIRRGVALGAASATLIMGFIIRVLTTRH from the exons ATGTCTCAG GCCCGGGCTGTTTTGCAGAGCTTCGGCAGCCCCAACAAGAAGCACGTGGGGGTCCTCCTGCAGAGGGGCACGCTGGTCCTGCTTCTCTGCTGCTTGCCCTGCTGGGCACTCTTCCTCAACACTGAGCAGATCCTGCTGCTCTTCAGGCAGGACCCGACTGTGGCCAG GCTAACCCAAGAATACGTGCTGATTTTCATCCCCGCACTTCCG GTGGTTTTTCTCTACAGTCTGCtggcaaaatatttgcaaaatcag gGAATCATCTGGCCCCAAGTCCTTAGTGGTGCTTTGGGCAACTGCGTCAATGCCTTGGCCAATTACATCCTGGTCTTTGTGCTGAGCCTGGGGATCAG GGGCTCTGCCTACGCCATGGCCGCCTCCCAGTTCATGCAGACCATCGTCCTCTTTCTCTACATTGTCCTGAAGAAGCTGCACCTGGAGACGTGGGCAGGTGCAAAGGGCCACCCTGCGTTTAGGGGCTGCACAG GCTGGTCCAGTCAGTGCCTGCAGGACTGGGGCCCCTTCTTCTCTCTGGCCATCCCCAGCATGCTCATGATATGCATCGAGTGGTGGGCCTACGAAGTCGGGAGCTTCCTCATAG AGGATCAGAAGCTCCCAGGAGGTCCACCAGAcctttcatgcccagctcccagcGCCACACCCA GCCTGCTCAGTGTGCTGGAACTCTCCGCCCAGGCCATCATCTATGAGTTGGCCACCTTAATCTACATG ATACCCCTGGGGCTCAGCAATGGGGTCTGTGTCCGAGTAGGAACGGCTCTGGGGGCTGCAGATACTGTGCAAGCTAAGCGGTCGGCCATCTCCGGCGTACTCTGTACAG TTGGCACTTCCATGGTTGTGGCCGCCCTGTTGAGCATCCTGAAAAATAACCTGGGGCATATTTTCACCAATGATGA AGAAGTCATCGCGCTGGCGAATGAGGTCTTGCCGATTTACATCACCTTTCAGCTATTTGAGGCTCTCAGT tGTGTCTACGGCGGAGTCCTAAGAGGAACCGGCAAGCAGGCTTTCGGAGCCACAGTGAACGCTGCCGTATACTACCTCATCGGCCTCCCGCTGGCTGCTGTGCTGATCTTTGTGGTCAGGATGAGAATCATGG GCCTCTGGCTGGGCATGCTGGCCTCTACCCTGCTGGTGACCCTTGCCTTTACTGCCTATACTGCCCGGATAAACTGGGAGCTGGCTGCTGAGCAG GCTCAGAAACACGCAGGGATGCAGCAGCAGAGCGAGAGCTCGGTGGGTATCATGAGCGCAGCCGCCAGGCCCGGGCCTGAGAAAGCTGTTGTATCTTCAG TGGCTACAGGAGGCTGCCCTGGCATCACCCTGACAACATACTCGAGGCCCGGAGGCCCTATGGACCTCCTCAGGACTCCAGAAGCAATCCACACCCATTCAGCTCCTGCCAGCAGGCTGTCAGTGAAACAGCTGGCCATCCGCCGCGGGGTTGCGCTGGGAGCAGCATCAGCCACGCTGATCATGGGGTTCATCATCAGGGTCCTGACGACTAGGCACTAG
- the SLC47A2 gene encoding multidrug and toxin extrusion protein 2 isoform X7 — translation MDSLQDTVPPAQGGCCPPLRRLVPVGFGAEAWKLFVLSGPLFLFQVLTFMNYIVSSVFCGHLGKVELSSATLFVAFVNVCGISIGLGLSSACDTLMSQARAVLQSFGSPNKKHVGVLLQRGTLVLLLCCLPCWALFLNTEQILLLFRQDPTVARLTQEYVLIFIPALPVVFLYSLLAKYLQNQGIIWPQVLSGALGNCVNALANYILVFVLSLGIRGSAYAMAASQFMQTIVLFLYIVLKKLHLETWAGWSSQCLQDWGPFFSLAIPSMLMICIEWWAYEVGSFLIGLLSVLELSAQAIIYELATLIYMIPLGLSNGVCVRVGTALGAADTVQAKRSAISGVLCTVGTSMVVAALLSILKNNLGHIFTNDEEVIALANEVLPIYITFQLFEALSCVYGGVLRGTGKQAFGATVNAAVYYLIGLPLAAVLIFVVRMRIMGLWLGMLASTLLVTLAFTAYTARINWELAAEQAQKHAGMQQQSESSVGIMSAAARPGPEKAVVSSVATGGCPGITLTTYSRPGGPMDLLRTPEAIHTHSAPASRLSVKQLAIRRGVALGAASATLIMGFIIRVLTTRH, via the exons ATGGACAGCCTTCAGGACACAGTCCCCCCAGCCCAAGGGGGCTGCTGCCCTCCTCTCCGTAGGCTGGTCCCTGTCGGCTTTGGAGCGGAGGCATGGAAGCTTTTTGTCCTTTCGGGACCCCTG TTCCTGTTCCAGGTGCTGACCTTCATGAACTATATCGTGAGCTCTGTGTTTTGTGGGCACCTGGGCAAGGTGGAGCTGTCATCGGCAACCCTCTTTGTGGCT TTTGTCAATGTCTGTGGAATTTCCATAGGACTTGGCTTGTCCTCGGCATGTGACACCTTGATGTCTCAG GCCCGGGCTGTTTTGCAGAGCTTCGGCAGCCCCAACAAGAAGCACGTGGGGGTCCTCCTGCAGAGGGGCACGCTGGTCCTGCTTCTCTGCTGCTTGCCCTGCTGGGCACTCTTCCTCAACACTGAGCAGATCCTGCTGCTCTTCAGGCAGGACCCGACTGTGGCCAG GCTAACCCAAGAATACGTGCTGATTTTCATCCCCGCACTTCCG GTGGTTTTTCTCTACAGTCTGCtggcaaaatatttgcaaaatcag gGAATCATCTGGCCCCAAGTCCTTAGTGGTGCTTTGGGCAACTGCGTCAATGCCTTGGCCAATTACATCCTGGTCTTTGTGCTGAGCCTGGGGATCAG GGGCTCTGCCTACGCCATGGCCGCCTCCCAGTTCATGCAGACCATCGTCCTCTTTCTCTACATTGTCCTGAAGAAGCTGCACCTGGAGACGTGGGCAG GCTGGTCCAGTCAGTGCCTGCAGGACTGGGGCCCCTTCTTCTCTCTGGCCATCCCCAGCATGCTCATGATATGCATCGAGTGGTGGGCCTACGAAGTCGGGAGCTTCCTCATAG GCCTGCTCAGTGTGCTGGAACTCTCCGCCCAGGCCATCATCTATGAGTTGGCCACCTTAATCTACATG ATACCCCTGGGGCTCAGCAATGGGGTCTGTGTCCGAGTAGGAACGGCTCTGGGGGCTGCAGATACTGTGCAAGCTAAGCGGTCGGCCATCTCCGGCGTACTCTGTACAG TTGGCACTTCCATGGTTGTGGCCGCCCTGTTGAGCATCCTGAAAAATAACCTGGGGCATATTTTCACCAATGATGA AGAAGTCATCGCGCTGGCGAATGAGGTCTTGCCGATTTACATCACCTTTCAGCTATTTGAGGCTCTCAGT tGTGTCTACGGCGGAGTCCTAAGAGGAACCGGCAAGCAGGCTTTCGGAGCCACAGTGAACGCTGCCGTATACTACCTCATCGGCCTCCCGCTGGCTGCTGTGCTGATCTTTGTGGTCAGGATGAGAATCATGG GCCTCTGGCTGGGCATGCTGGCCTCTACCCTGCTGGTGACCCTTGCCTTTACTGCCTATACTGCCCGGATAAACTGGGAGCTGGCTGCTGAGCAG GCTCAGAAACACGCAGGGATGCAGCAGCAGAGCGAGAGCTCGGTGGGTATCATGAGCGCAGCCGCCAGGCCCGGGCCTGAGAAAGCTGTTGTATCTTCAG TGGCTACAGGAGGCTGCCCTGGCATCACCCTGACAACATACTCGAGGCCCGGAGGCCCTATGGACCTCCTCAGGACTCCAGAAGCAATCCACACCCATTCAGCTCCTGCCAGCAGGCTGTCAGTGAAACAGCTGGCCATCCGCCGCGGGGTTGCGCTGGGAGCAGCATCAGCCACGCTGATCATGGGGTTCATCATCAGGGTCCTGACGACTAGGCACTAG
- the SLC47A2 gene encoding multidrug and toxin extrusion protein 2 isoform X14: protein MDSLQDTVPPAQGGCCPPLRRLVPVGFGAEAWKLFVLSGPLFLFQVLTFMNYIVSSVFCGHLGKVELSSATLFVAFVNVCGISIGLGLSSACDTLMSQSFGSPNKKHVGVLLQRGTLVLLLCCLPCWALFLNTEQILLLFRQDPTVARLTQEYVLIFIPALPVVFLYSLLAKYLQNQGIIWPQVLSGALGNCVNALANYILVFVLSLGIRGSAYAMAASQFMQTIVLFLYIVLKKLHLETWAGWSSQCLQDWGPFFSLAIPSMLMICIEWWAYEVGSFLIGLLSVLELSAQAIIYELATLIYMIPLGLSNGVCVRVGTALGAADTVQAKRSAISGVLCTVGTSMVVAALLSILKNNLGHIFTNDEEVIALANEVLPIYITFQLFEALSCVYGGVLRGTGKQAFGATVNAAVYYLIGLPLAAVLIFVVRMRIMGLWLGMLASTLLVTLAFTAYTARINWELAAEQAQKHAGMQQQSESSVGIMSAAARPGPEKAVVSSVATGGCPGITLTTYSRPGGPMDLLRTPEAIHTHSAPASRLSVKQLAIRRGVALGAASATLIMGFIIRVLTTRH, encoded by the exons ATGGACAGCCTTCAGGACACAGTCCCCCCAGCCCAAGGGGGCTGCTGCCCTCCTCTCCGTAGGCTGGTCCCTGTCGGCTTTGGAGCGGAGGCATGGAAGCTTTTTGTCCTTTCGGGACCCCTG TTCCTGTTCCAGGTGCTGACCTTCATGAACTATATCGTGAGCTCTGTGTTTTGTGGGCACCTGGGCAAGGTGGAGCTGTCATCGGCAACCCTCTTTGTGGCT TTTGTCAATGTCTGTGGAATTTCCATAGGACTTGGCTTGTCCTCGGCATGTGACACCTTGATGTCTCAG AGCTTCGGCAGCCCCAACAAGAAGCACGTGGGGGTCCTCCTGCAGAGGGGCACGCTGGTCCTGCTTCTCTGCTGCTTGCCCTGCTGGGCACTCTTCCTCAACACTGAGCAGATCCTGCTGCTCTTCAGGCAGGACCCGACTGTGGCCAG GCTAACCCAAGAATACGTGCTGATTTTCATCCCCGCACTTCCG GTGGTTTTTCTCTACAGTCTGCtggcaaaatatttgcaaaatcag gGAATCATCTGGCCCCAAGTCCTTAGTGGTGCTTTGGGCAACTGCGTCAATGCCTTGGCCAATTACATCCTGGTCTTTGTGCTGAGCCTGGGGATCAG GGGCTCTGCCTACGCCATGGCCGCCTCCCAGTTCATGCAGACCATCGTCCTCTTTCTCTACATTGTCCTGAAGAAGCTGCACCTGGAGACGTGGGCAG GCTGGTCCAGTCAGTGCCTGCAGGACTGGGGCCCCTTCTTCTCTCTGGCCATCCCCAGCATGCTCATGATATGCATCGAGTGGTGGGCCTACGAAGTCGGGAGCTTCCTCATAG GCCTGCTCAGTGTGCTGGAACTCTCCGCCCAGGCCATCATCTATGAGTTGGCCACCTTAATCTACATG ATACCCCTGGGGCTCAGCAATGGGGTCTGTGTCCGAGTAGGAACGGCTCTGGGGGCTGCAGATACTGTGCAAGCTAAGCGGTCGGCCATCTCCGGCGTACTCTGTACAG TTGGCACTTCCATGGTTGTGGCCGCCCTGTTGAGCATCCTGAAAAATAACCTGGGGCATATTTTCACCAATGATGA AGAAGTCATCGCGCTGGCGAATGAGGTCTTGCCGATTTACATCACCTTTCAGCTATTTGAGGCTCTCAGT tGTGTCTACGGCGGAGTCCTAAGAGGAACCGGCAAGCAGGCTTTCGGAGCCACAGTGAACGCTGCCGTATACTACCTCATCGGCCTCCCGCTGGCTGCTGTGCTGATCTTTGTGGTCAGGATGAGAATCATGG GCCTCTGGCTGGGCATGCTGGCCTCTACCCTGCTGGTGACCCTTGCCTTTACTGCCTATACTGCCCGGATAAACTGGGAGCTGGCTGCTGAGCAG GCTCAGAAACACGCAGGGATGCAGCAGCAGAGCGAGAGCTCGGTGGGTATCATGAGCGCAGCCGCCAGGCCCGGGCCTGAGAAAGCTGTTGTATCTTCAG TGGCTACAGGAGGCTGCCCTGGCATCACCCTGACAACATACTCGAGGCCCGGAGGCCCTATGGACCTCCTCAGGACTCCAGAAGCAATCCACACCCATTCAGCTCCTGCCAGCAGGCTGTCAGTGAAACAGCTGGCCATCCGCCGCGGGGTTGCGCTGGGAGCAGCATCAGCCACGCTGATCATGGGGTTCATCATCAGGGTCCTGACGACTAGGCACTAG
- the SLC47A2 gene encoding multidrug and toxin extrusion protein 2 isoform X13, translating to MSQSFGSPNKKHVGVLLQRGTLVLLLCCLPCWALFLNTEQILLLFRQDPTVARLTQEYVLIFIPALPVVFLYSLLAKYLQNQGIIWPQVLSGALGNCVNALANYILVFVLSLGIRGSAYAMAASQFMQTIVLFLYIVLKKLHLETWAGAKGHPAFRGCTGWSSQCLQDWGPFFSLAIPSMLMICIEWWAYEVGSFLIEDQKLPGGPPDLSCPAPSATPSLLSVLELSAQAIIYELATLIYMIPLGLSNGVCVRVGTALGAADTVQAKRSAISGVLCTVGTSMVVAALLSILKNNLGHIFTNDEEVIALANEVLPIYITFQLFEALSCVYGGVLRGTGKQAFGATVNAAVYYLIGLPLAAVLIFVVRMRIMGLWLGMLASTLLVTLAFTAYTARINWELAAEQAQKHAGMQQQSESSVGIMSAAARPGPEKAVVSSVATGGCPGITLTTYSRPGGPMDLLRTPEAIHTHSAPASRLSVKQLAIRRGVALGAASATLIMGFIIRVLTTRH from the exons ATGTCTCAG AGCTTCGGCAGCCCCAACAAGAAGCACGTGGGGGTCCTCCTGCAGAGGGGCACGCTGGTCCTGCTTCTCTGCTGCTTGCCCTGCTGGGCACTCTTCCTCAACACTGAGCAGATCCTGCTGCTCTTCAGGCAGGACCCGACTGTGGCCAG GCTAACCCAAGAATACGTGCTGATTTTCATCCCCGCACTTCCG GTGGTTTTTCTCTACAGTCTGCtggcaaaatatttgcaaaatcag gGAATCATCTGGCCCCAAGTCCTTAGTGGTGCTTTGGGCAACTGCGTCAATGCCTTGGCCAATTACATCCTGGTCTTTGTGCTGAGCCTGGGGATCAG GGGCTCTGCCTACGCCATGGCCGCCTCCCAGTTCATGCAGACCATCGTCCTCTTTCTCTACATTGTCCTGAAGAAGCTGCACCTGGAGACGTGGGCAGGTGCAAAGGGCCACCCTGCGTTTAGGGGCTGCACAG GCTGGTCCAGTCAGTGCCTGCAGGACTGGGGCCCCTTCTTCTCTCTGGCCATCCCCAGCATGCTCATGATATGCATCGAGTGGTGGGCCTACGAAGTCGGGAGCTTCCTCATAG AGGATCAGAAGCTCCCAGGAGGTCCACCAGAcctttcatgcccagctcccagcGCCACACCCA GCCTGCTCAGTGTGCTGGAACTCTCCGCCCAGGCCATCATCTATGAGTTGGCCACCTTAATCTACATG ATACCCCTGGGGCTCAGCAATGGGGTCTGTGTCCGAGTAGGAACGGCTCTGGGGGCTGCAGATACTGTGCAAGCTAAGCGGTCGGCCATCTCCGGCGTACTCTGTACAG TTGGCACTTCCATGGTTGTGGCCGCCCTGTTGAGCATCCTGAAAAATAACCTGGGGCATATTTTCACCAATGATGA AGAAGTCATCGCGCTGGCGAATGAGGTCTTGCCGATTTACATCACCTTTCAGCTATTTGAGGCTCTCAGT tGTGTCTACGGCGGAGTCCTAAGAGGAACCGGCAAGCAGGCTTTCGGAGCCACAGTGAACGCTGCCGTATACTACCTCATCGGCCTCCCGCTGGCTGCTGTGCTGATCTTTGTGGTCAGGATGAGAATCATGG GCCTCTGGCTGGGCATGCTGGCCTCTACCCTGCTGGTGACCCTTGCCTTTACTGCCTATACTGCCCGGATAAACTGGGAGCTGGCTGCTGAGCAG GCTCAGAAACACGCAGGGATGCAGCAGCAGAGCGAGAGCTCGGTGGGTATCATGAGCGCAGCCGCCAGGCCCGGGCCTGAGAAAGCTGTTGTATCTTCAG TGGCTACAGGAGGCTGCCCTGGCATCACCCTGACAACATACTCGAGGCCCGGAGGCCCTATGGACCTCCTCAGGACTCCAGAAGCAATCCACACCCATTCAGCTCCTGCCAGCAGGCTGTCAGTGAAACAGCTGGCCATCCGCCGCGGGGTTGCGCTGGGAGCAGCATCAGCCACGCTGATCATGGGGTTCATCATCAGGGTCCTGACGACTAGGCACTAG